The sequence below is a genomic window from Sesamum indicum cultivar Zhongzhi No. 13 unplaced genomic scaffold, S_indicum_v1.0 C01627, whole genome shotgun sequence.
AGGTGGCCGAATCTGTGGCCGAATCTGTGGCAATCAGGTGGTGAACTTGTATACGACCGGTTGCTTTCCGGTTATGCCGTTTGGCATAACAAACTCCACTTGGTCGACGAGCTTTTTGGACGCATCAACCTCTACCAGTATTCTGACATATGATACCCATTCTATTTTCATCGTAAGGGAATCCATGGCAATGGGACTGCCAATCCTAGAACCAATCTTGCAAAGCGCATTAGAATGCCAGCACTCAAGGGGGAGTGATTGGAGGGTGGCCCAAACCGATGTTAGGCTGATATCGTCATCTTTAAATTCGAAGCAATCCGGCATGTGCTTCAGAAGTAGGGGACGTCCATATACAAAGTAAGGTCCACCGGCCAAAATCCGCTGCCTATCCTCCTCTCgggcaaaatgaaaaattaaccAACCGCTCTCGTGCTGTTGGAAGCTGGATCCCCAAGATTGGGACAGTGCACGGATCGCCTTTAGTCCCGAGAACTTGCCGGCAATGTAGCCGATGAAGCAGAAACCCAATTTGCTTCGGACGTCAAGCACGTCACTGGGCCCCAAGGTGAGAGGACCATCGTCAACCGCGAATTtgttaagtttgttttctttggtGAGCTTGCGGTTGGTGCGGAATAGTCCCGC
It includes:
- the LOC105155303 gene encoding uncharacterized protein LOC105155303, encoding MAKTRKSKKPAENVATGQPSSQPSTAIEPTKIVETMQQPASKPAVQHPNATISDTAAENAAKKTASFAGLFRTNRKLTKENKLNKFAVDDGPLTLGPSDVLDVRSKLGFCFIGYIAGKFSGLKAIRALSQSWGSSFQQHESGWLIFHFAREEDRQRILAGGPYFVYGRPLLLKHMPDCFEFKDDDISLTSVWATLQSLPLECWHSNALCKIGSRIGSPIAMDSLTMKIEWVSYVRILVEVDASKKLVDQVEFVMPNGITGKQPVVYKFTT